The following coding sequences are from one bacterium SCSIO 12741 window:
- a CDS encoding DUF962 domain-containing protein — translation MLGNRSWDEWIRQYSLSHQNRINRFCHTLGIPLIVLSLLGLIPALIYPHLWMWVWSLFGAGWVLQFIGHAFEGKPPEFFRDWRFLLVGLRWWFAKIRGKA, via the coding sequence ATGCTTGGAAATCGCAGTTGGGACGAATGGATTCGGCAATATTCACTGAGTCATCAAAACCGGATAAATCGATTTTGCCATACCCTTGGAATTCCGCTTATCGTTCTTTCTCTGCTGGGACTGATTCCAGCCCTCATTTACCCTCATTTGTGGATGTGGGTATGGAGCCTTTTTGGAGCGGGTTGGGTTCTTCAATTTATTGGGCATGCCTTTGAAGGAAAACCACCGGAATTCTTTAGGGATTGGCGCTTTCTATTAGTGGGTTTGCGCTGGTGGTTTGCAAA